The Engystomops pustulosus chromosome 1, aEngPut4.maternal, whole genome shotgun sequence genome has a window encoding:
- the SNRNP35 gene encoding U11/U12 small nuclear ribonucleoprotein 35 kDa protein — MNEWTPIAKDYDPLKAGSIDGTDEEPHDRAVLRAMLARYVPNKGVVGDPQLTLFVARLSQQTTEEKLKEVFSRYGDIQRIRLVRDFITGFSKGYAFIEYKQENAIKKAYRDANKLVIDQREVFVDYELERTLKGWIPRRLGGGFGGKKESGQLRFGGRDRPFRKPINLPVFQNYSRQESYHGENRQRSRSRERHHDWRARKTENTRDRGRDGRWSQRTDREHSMERHSKEERNRDGERDSKDRRRRDHKRERSRERDHRT, encoded by the coding sequence ATGAATGAATGGACACCTATAGCAAAGGATTATGATCCTCTTAAAGCCGGAAGTATTGATGGTACGGATGAAGAACCTCATGATCGTGCGGTGCTTAGGGCAATGTTGGCCCGTTATGTTCCCAATAAAGGTGTAGTAGGGGATCCCCAATTGACTTTGTTTGTTGCTCGTTTAAGCCAACAAACAACTGAGGAAAAACTAAAAGAGGTATTTTCTCGTTATGGAGATATCCAGAGGATTCGATTGGTTAGGGATTTCATAACTGGCTTCTCAAAGGGCTATGCTTTCATTGAATATAAACAAGAAAATGCCATAAAGAAAGCCTACAGAGATGCCAACAAACTGGTCATAGATCAGCGTGAAGTCTTTGTGGATTATGAacttgaaagaacactgaaaggGTGGATCCCCCGCAGGCTAGGTGGTGGATTTGGCGGCAAGAAAGAATCTGGCCAGTTGAGGTTTGGAGGCCGTGATAGACCGTTTAGAAAACCCATTAATTTGCCAGTTTTCCAAAATTACAGTCGCCAAGAAAGCTACCATGGAGAAAACAGGCAGAGATCCCGCTCCAGAGAAAGGCATCATGATTGGAGAGCAAGGAAGACTGAGAACACACGTGACAGAGGAAGAGATGGTAGATGGTCACAAAGAACAGATAGAGAACATAGTATGGAGAGACATTCCAAGGAGGAGAGGAACAGAGACGGTGAGAGAGACAGCAAAGACAGGAGAAGAAGAGACCACAAAAGAGAAAGAAGCAGAGAGCGAGATCACAGGACATGA